Proteins encoded within one genomic window of Flavobacterium gilvum:
- a CDS encoding LacI family DNA-binding transcriptional regulator, with product MITIKDIAKVANVSVTTVSFVLNNKGEKMGISSEVIKKVLKIAEEMNYRPNMIASSLRTGKTRSIGLIVEDISNQFFSDFAKVIEREAIRSNYRVFYCSTSGDDARAVELVDSLLQANVDGYIITPTVGMKSTIDRLIDLQRPVVLIDRYFEDQNVSHVVLDNLDGAYTATRYFLEKGFKKIGFVTNLRELVQMQLRKQGYIDALNEVELYDKSRILELDYHITEEERIEKICDFLNTVTDIDAVLFSTNYLLLAGLQSFKKLGLKIPKDKAVISFDDHDSFRLHSPAITVLSQPIEEMGKKTVELLMMQMEDKAKFKVQKEKNKGNLIIRESV from the coding sequence ATGATTACTATTAAGGATATCGCCAAAGTAGCAAACGTATCGGTTACAACGGTCTCTTTTGTTTTAAATAACAAAGGAGAGAAGATGGGGATAAGTAGTGAGGTAATTAAAAAAGTTCTAAAAATAGCTGAAGAAATGAACTACAGACCCAATATGATTGCCAGTAGTTTAAGAACAGGCAAAACCAGATCTATTGGACTTATTGTCGAAGATATTTCAAATCAGTTTTTTTCTGATTTCGCTAAGGTTATTGAAAGAGAAGCAATTCGGTCAAATTATAGAGTGTTTTATTGCAGTACAAGTGGTGATGATGCCCGTGCAGTTGAATTAGTAGATAGTTTGTTGCAGGCAAATGTTGATGGCTATATTATCACGCCTACAGTGGGGATGAAATCTACCATTGATCGATTGATTGATTTGCAGCGTCCGGTTGTATTGATTGACCGCTATTTTGAAGATCAAAATGTTAGTCATGTAGTGCTTGATAATTTGGATGGAGCCTATACTGCCACACGTTATTTTTTGGAAAAAGGATTTAAAAAAATTGGATTTGTAACTAATTTAAGAGAATTGGTTCAGATGCAATTGAGAAAGCAGGGTTATATCGATGCGTTGAACGAGGTGGAATTGTATGATAAATCTAGAATTTTGGAATTAGATTATCATATTACAGAAGAAGAACGAATTGAAAAGATATGTGATTTTTTGAATACAGTAACCGATATTGATGCTGTTTTGTTTAGTACCAATTATTTGCTGTTGGCAGGTTTGCAGTCATTTAAAAAATTAGGATTAAAAATTCCAAAAGACAAAGCGGTAATCAGTTTTGATGATCATGATAGTTTTAGATTACATTCTCCTGCAATAACGGTTTTGTCACAACCAATTGAGGAAATGGGTAAAAAAACTGTTGAGCTATTGATGATGCAAATGGAGGACAAAGCTAAGTTTAAGGTGCAGAAAGAAAAGAATAAAGGAAACCTAATTATCAGAGAATCTGTTTGA
- a CDS encoding SusD/RagB family nutrient-binding outer membrane lipoprotein, which yields MRKLIYISIATVASLFASCSQSDFEDAYKNPATVETTTVPKQFAGFMKRNWEDVIPAYWNYFTVIRQTSLSYTQAHGFTNISGRYVVGAASLDRWGRFYGFLAQYRELERVMAALPASEQTANRIYTIASTIYLYEHAEKMVDNFGDIPFSEAGKISMTGGNYASANAKYDSQEAIYTKMLDDLKAFSTELNTITLTPKVDLEFKNQDLINKGNLTKWKKYCNSLRLRMLNRVSAVPAFQARATTEMAEIISGGNYVATNADNIEFKVYNQDTKDSGGGTILSSEGFKDGLESWNNNAAPKLMIDHMNTNNDPRKPWLFEPGTKANGVYIGLDQMDNSVNQDKLMNQDAVIAIYNRSALSRNKWFPGTLINAPEMNLIVAEYYVRTGNIAAAKTAYETAIRQSVDFYVEIAKRSNDTGFLPATVPTAAEVDAYIAMPAVNFALATTPAARMALIGFQRYIHFNVVQPEDSWTEQRRTNLPVMNFLPDNGNAQTTPPVRWTYPGSEKTYNGDNYAKVSAKDNLNTKIFWDLN from the coding sequence ATGAGAAAATTAATTTATATATCAATAGCGACTGTTGCAAGTTTATTTGCTTCTTGTTCGCAATCTGATTTTGAGGATGCCTACAAAAATCCGGCTACAGTTGAAACAACCACTGTTCCCAAACAGTTTGCTGGTTTTATGAAAAGAAACTGGGAAGATGTGATTCCGGCGTATTGGAACTATTTTACCGTAATTAGACAAACTTCCCTAAGCTATACTCAGGCGCACGGATTTACTAATATATCAGGTAGATATGTTGTAGGGGCTGCTTCTCTTGACAGATGGGGTAGATTTTATGGGTTCCTTGCACAATATAGAGAATTAGAAAGAGTGATGGCTGCTTTACCTGCTTCAGAGCAAACGGCAAACAGAATCTATACTATTGCTTCAACTATTTATTTGTATGAGCATGCTGAAAAAATGGTTGATAATTTTGGAGATATTCCTTTCTCTGAAGCTGGAAAAATTAGTATGACCGGTGGAAATTACGCTAGTGCAAATGCAAAATATGACAGCCAAGAGGCAATTTATACCAAAATGTTGGATGATTTGAAAGCGTTTTCAACTGAGTTGAACACTATTACGCTTACTCCTAAAGTTGATTTGGAATTTAAAAACCAAGATTTGATCAACAAAGGGAATTTAACAAAATGGAAAAAATACTGTAATTCTTTACGTTTAAGAATGTTGAACAGAGTTTCTGCAGTTCCAGCTTTCCAAGCAAGAGCAACCACTGAAATGGCTGAGATTATCTCTGGTGGAAATTATGTTGCCACTAATGCAGATAATATCGAATTCAAAGTTTACAATCAAGATACTAAGGATAGTGGTGGTGGAACAATATTGAGTTCTGAAGGGTTTAAAGATGGTTTAGAATCTTGGAACAATAATGCAGCTCCAAAATTGATGATTGACCACATGAATACTAACAACGACCCACGTAAACCTTGGTTGTTTGAACCAGGAACAAAAGCAAATGGAGTTTATATCGGTCTTGATCAAATGGATAATTCTGTTAACCAAGATAAATTGATGAATCAAGATGCTGTAATTGCAATATACAACCGTTCAGCTTTAAGCCGTAATAAATGGTTCCCTGGTACATTAATCAATGCTCCTGAAATGAACTTAATTGTTGCTGAATATTATGTGAGAACTGGTAATATAGCTGCTGCAAAAACAGCTTATGAAACAGCTATCAGACAATCGGTTGATTTTTATGTAGAAATTGCTAAACGATCAAATGATACAGGTTTCTTGCCTGCTACTGTTCCTACAGCTGCTGAAGTCGATGCTTATATTGCTATGCCTGCAGTAAACTTTGCGTTGGCTACAACACCTGCAGCGAGAATGGCTTTGATTGGTTTCCAAAGATATATTCACTTCAACGTTGTTCAACCTGAAGATAGCTGGACAGAACAAAGAAGAACAAACTTGCCAGTTATGAATTTCTTACCTGATAATGGTAATGCTCAAACAACTCCACCGGTAAGATGGACATATCCAGGTTCTGAAAAAACTTACAATGGCGACAACTATGCTAAAGTAAGTGCTAAAGATAATTTGAATACAAAAATCTTCTGGGATTTAAATTAA
- a CDS encoding SusD/RagB family nutrient-binding outer membrane lipoprotein produces the protein MKFNNIKIKTVQLFLLGAITVATTSSCEQDFGDMNKAWENKVYAPTIPALFNSISASMTDISGNGRMKGSFIYQATQLAAPYASSGYRMDDLAIGHWTNYYTALANARKLESVIDADPNAAKMVNLKAMLKTMLAYKTIHATLMFGDMPYKNAGKAYDGADYYRPSYDSQSEIMTSALNDLKWAVDNLASNAGQNPVGASDVIFGGDIAKWQKLANSLRLRYALVIRGKNQTVADAIIADALTKPLLGTGDNYGLYPGTIASFTNKRITDFTGNSYIRMGSTMFNAMASNTNDDGSGIYDLRCKILFEPNRAGKWVAYPQVPTSSTPNEVDGNYCYQESRLTAWATPLPAQNYNYSPVNFYYADDETMPVLFITSAEVNFLKAEIYARGIGGVAVNPVAAKQFYEAGITESVNFWYKRANSAAIWVVNKPAAAPTPLEMTTMLSNPAIAYNASPAIALDQIYKQSWIALFHQPYEAWTLKRRTADGTPHVTILNVPVLNKFTYPNTEKATNFENWNAASNGNDNISNKPWFMM, from the coding sequence ATGAAATTTAATAATATAAAAATAAAAACGGTTCAATTATTCCTTTTAGGAGCAATAACTGTGGCTACAACATCTTCTTGTGAACAGGACTTTGGTGACATGAATAAGGCTTGGGAAAATAAAGTGTATGCTCCAACAATTCCCGCTTTGTTTAATAGTATATCAGCAAGTATGACAGATATTTCTGGTAATGGTAGAATGAAGGGGTCTTTTATTTATCAAGCGACTCAACTGGCTGCTCCTTATGCTTCTTCGGGGTATCGTATGGATGATCTTGCTATAGGTCATTGGACTAATTATTATACTGCCTTGGCAAATGCAAGAAAATTAGAATCGGTAATAGATGCTGATCCAAATGCCGCCAAAATGGTTAATTTGAAAGCGATGCTGAAAACAATGTTGGCATATAAGACAATTCATGCAACTTTGATGTTTGGTGATATGCCTTATAAAAATGCTGGGAAAGCTTACGATGGAGCAGATTATTACAGACCTTCTTATGATTCTCAATCAGAAATAATGACTTCAGCCTTGAATGATTTGAAATGGGCTGTTGATAACTTGGCTTCCAATGCAGGTCAAAATCCTGTTGGAGCTAGTGACGTGATTTTCGGCGGAGATATTGCAAAATGGCAAAAACTGGCAAATTCGTTACGTCTAAGATATGCATTGGTTATTAGAGGTAAAAACCAAACAGTTGCCGATGCTATTATTGCTGATGCTTTGACAAAACCATTGTTGGGAACAGGTGATAATTATGGTTTGTATCCTGGAACTATTGCTAGTTTTACAAATAAACGTATTACAGATTTTACTGGAAACTCCTATATCCGAATGGGATCTACCATGTTTAACGCTATGGCAAGTAATACAAATGATGATGGTTCTGGAATTTATGACTTAAGATGTAAAATTTTATTCGAACCTAACCGTGCGGGTAAATGGGTTGCCTATCCACAAGTACCTACTTCATCAACTCCTAATGAAGTAGATGGGAATTATTGCTACCAAGAGTCTAGGTTAACTGCTTGGGCTACACCTCTTCCTGCTCAAAATTATAATTATTCGCCGGTAAATTTCTATTATGCTGATGATGAAACTATGCCAGTATTGTTTATTACTAGTGCTGAAGTTAATTTTTTGAAAGCAGAAATATATGCTAGAGGTATTGGTGGTGTAGCTGTAAATCCTGTTGCAGCAAAACAATTTTATGAGGCTGGAATTACAGAATCTGTGAATTTCTGGTATAAAAGAGCAAATAGTGCAGCTATTTGGGTAGTAAATAAACCAGCGGCGGCTCCAACACCATTAGAAATGACAACAATGTTAAGCAATCCAGCAATTGCTTACAATGCTTCACCGGCTATTGCATTGGATCAAATTTATAAACAAAGTTGGATTGCTCTTTTTCACCAACCGTATGAGGCTTGGACATTGAAACGAAGAACAGCTGATGGCACACCGCATGTAACTATACTAAATGTACCTGTTCTAAATAAATTTACTTATCCAAACACAGAAAAAGCAACCAATTTTGAGAATTGGAATGCCGCTTCAAATGGAAATGATAACATATCAAATAAACCATGGTTTATGATGTAA
- a CDS encoding SusC/RagA family TonB-linked outer membrane protein, producing the protein MRKLLYESLLVFLVVMCFQNVNAQNKTISGVITDNANMPVPGVTVKEKGSKEGAITDESGAFKISAKEGATLVVSSIGFKTVEVKAADGVKVKMQGATNELEGVTVTALGQSKKNKAIGYATSIIKSDAIVKTGSPTVANALYGKAPGVRISSTPGGTGVINIQIRGVNSITGKNQPLIVVDGVPIRDGEVNNNDYWAQQRVKSNGFADLNPEDIENISILKGASAAALYGSEAVNGVVLVTTKSGTSKKGLGVDFNTSFASNPIAYTPKYQNVRGAGDTDSYSGNDTRSTNGFVMYDTNGDGIKDMRGIQNVTRNFGPKFDGQPIMSWDGIVRPYSFQKDGFKNLFQNSWDATTNISISSKGENSNTRFSYTHYDSQGLSLGHKIAKNTFNLNTSFKVGTRSKTDIVVNYINQNVNNRARIVHELVNGFGGMIGTFDNGDWYKGKYQTSLGYKYVEGAGTQSLTPSENIIYNGFKGDIGNFMWNVNANQELEKTNRLMASITETFDITKELKVKGRISTDLTSINTEDENRVDKPLVYGFGPGSFSMRSDDYNLTYADVMLTYNKQINDDFNVNALVGYSGSQETVSWLSRSTSGGLSVEGWYDMNASVNTPSSDSYRKEVVKDALFGTLSGSFKNYLFVEATLRRDRTSTMNPNNNSFIYPSINTSFILSDAVKLPEVINYAKIRGSWGKVGNYPDPYRANVAFNQSTLGTQGTTSPILITNSSSSYGNEGIKPEMKNEIEVGFETKFLDRRLGLDFSYYNAKIKDQILDMSLAPTTGATSILANVGELSNQGFEIALTGSPIRTQDFSWDVTLNWAKNINKIVKLANGATELLHADYEDGAQLKSVVGESMGGLYAHPIRVDANGKQIVGDDGTYQLDGDKWEKYGTAMPSGIGGLINSFTYKAFTLDVNIDYSYGGYVMPSGISWLTSRGLTEKSLGAMDTEHGGLSYYQDKNQVGYQVPVGTTAGPNGERVFNDGMLMDGVLADGSVNKNVIPQERYYNYSYNWGGPKYGSNSIYKDYIQRNDYIKLRELSLAYALPTSIANRIGASKISFSVFGRNLFYFYRTVKDMDAEATTAGSRWSQNVNNAGLTPSTRTFGGMLRVSF; encoded by the coding sequence ATGAGAAAACTGTTATATGAATCACTGTTAGTTTTTCTAGTAGTGATGTGTTTTCAGAATGTGAATGCACAAAACAAAACGATTTCCGGAGTAATTACGGATAATGCAAACATGCCGGTTCCAGGTGTTACTGTTAAGGAAAAAGGCTCAAAAGAGGGCGCAATTACAGATGAGAGTGGAGCGTTTAAAATTTCTGCAAAAGAAGGAGCAACTCTAGTTGTAAGTTCGATAGGTTTTAAAACTGTAGAAGTAAAAGCAGCTGATGGTGTAAAAGTAAAAATGCAGGGAGCTACAAACGAATTGGAAGGAGTTACTGTAACTGCTTTGGGACAATCCAAAAAGAACAAAGCAATTGGTTATGCTACCAGTATTATTAAGTCGGATGCAATTGTGAAGACTGGTTCGCCTACAGTTGCCAACGCTTTGTACGGTAAAGCTCCGGGTGTTCGTATTAGTTCAACTCCAGGAGGTACTGGTGTAATCAATATTCAAATTCGTGGGGTGAACTCTATTACAGGGAAAAACCAACCGCTTATTGTGGTTGATGGGGTGCCAATCCGTGATGGCGAAGTAAATAATAATGATTACTGGGCTCAACAACGTGTAAAAAGTAATGGTTTTGCAGATCTAAACCCTGAGGATATTGAGAATATCTCTATTCTTAAAGGGGCGTCTGCAGCTGCATTATATGGTTCTGAGGCTGTAAATGGGGTTGTATTGGTAACTACAAAATCTGGTACAAGCAAAAAAGGCTTAGGAGTTGATTTTAATACCAGTTTTGCAAGTAACCCAATTGCTTATACTCCAAAATATCAAAACGTAAGAGGAGCAGGAGATACGGATTCTTACAGTGGTAATGATACTAGAAGTACAAACGGTTTCGTAATGTATGATACCAATGGTGACGGGATTAAAGATATGAGAGGGATTCAAAATGTTACTCGTAACTTTGGACCTAAATTTGACGGTCAGCCTATTATGAGCTGGGATGGAATAGTTAGACCTTATTCTTTCCAAAAAGATGGTTTCAAAAATCTTTTCCAAAACAGTTGGGATGCGACTACAAATATTTCTATCTCAAGCAAAGGTGAAAACAGCAACACTCGTTTTTCTTATACACACTATGATTCACAAGGCTTGAGTTTGGGACACAAAATTGCGAAAAACACTTTTAACTTGAATACATCATTTAAAGTGGGAACAAGATCAAAAACGGATATCGTTGTAAATTACATTAATCAGAATGTTAACAACCGTGCTAGAATCGTACACGAATTAGTAAATGGTTTTGGAGGTATGATTGGAACTTTTGATAATGGAGATTGGTACAAAGGAAAATACCAAACTAGTTTAGGTTACAAATATGTTGAGGGAGCAGGTACGCAAAGTTTGACTCCAAGTGAAAATATCATTTATAATGGTTTTAAAGGAGATATCGGAAACTTCATGTGGAATGTTAACGCAAATCAAGAATTGGAGAAAACAAACCGTTTGATGGCTTCTATTACTGAAACTTTTGATATTACGAAAGAGTTGAAAGTAAAAGGAAGAATTTCTACTGATTTAACATCTATTAATACAGAGGATGAGAATAGAGTTGATAAACCACTAGTTTATGGATTTGGCCCTGGAAGTTTTAGCATGAGATCGGACGATTATAATTTGACTTATGCTGATGTAATGTTGACTTATAACAAACAAATCAATGATGATTTTAATGTTAATGCTCTTGTTGGTTATTCAGGATCTCAAGAAACAGTTTCTTGGTTGTCAAGATCTACTAGCGGCGGTTTAAGTGTTGAAGGATGGTATGATATGAATGCTTCTGTAAATACGCCTTCAAGCGATTCTTATAGAAAAGAAGTAGTAAAAGATGCTCTTTTCGGAACTTTAAGTGGTAGTTTTAAAAATTATTTGTTCGTTGAAGCCACTTTGAGAAGAGACCGTACTTCTACAATGAACCCAAATAACAATTCGTTTATTTATCCTTCAATTAACACCTCTTTCATATTATCAGATGCTGTTAAATTGCCGGAAGTAATCAATTATGCAAAAATTCGTGGTTCTTGGGGTAAAGTGGGTAATTACCCTGATCCATACCGTGCTAACGTTGCTTTTAATCAATCTACACTTGGTACTCAAGGAACTACTAGCCCTATATTGATTACAAATTCATCGTCTAGTTATGGAAATGAGGGAATCAAACCAGAGATGAAAAATGAAATTGAGGTAGGTTTCGAAACTAAATTCTTAGACAGAAGATTAGGATTGGATTTCTCTTACTATAATGCAAAAATTAAAGATCAAATTTTAGATATGTCTTTGGCGCCAACTACAGGGGCAACATCTATCTTGGCCAACGTAGGGGAGTTGAGTAATCAAGGTTTTGAGATTGCTTTAACAGGTTCTCCTATTAGAACTCAGGATTTTTCTTGGGACGTTACTTTGAACTGGGCTAAAAACATTAACAAAATTGTGAAATTAGCCAATGGTGCCACTGAGTTATTGCATGCAGACTACGAGGATGGTGCACAGTTAAAATCTGTTGTAGGTGAATCAATGGGAGGTCTTTATGCTCACCCAATCAGAGTAGATGCTAACGGAAAACAAATCGTTGGTGATGACGGTACTTACCAATTGGATGGTGACAAATGGGAAAAATATGGTACTGCAATGCCTAGTGGAATTGGAGGGTTAATAAATTCATTTACTTATAAAGCTTTTACTTTAGACGTAAATATTGATTATTCTTATGGAGGTTATGTTATGCCATCTGGAATCAGTTGGTTAACAAGCCGTGGTTTGACTGAAAAGAGTTTAGGAGCTATGGATACTGAGCATGGAGGTCTGTCTTATTACCAAGATAAAAACCAAGTGGGGTATCAAGTACCTGTTGGAACTACTGCTGGTCCAAATGGAGAAAGAGTATTTAATGATGGTATGTTAATGGATGGAGTACTTGCTGATGGTTCAGTAAACAAAAATGTAATTCCACAAGAAAGATACTATAACTACTCTTACAACTGGGGAGGCCCTAAATACGGAAGTAACTCAATTTACAAAGATTATATCCAAAGAAATGATTACATCAAATTAAGAGAGTTGTCATTAGCGTATGCTTTACCTACTTCAATAGCTAATAGAATTGGAGCCTCTAAAATAAGTTTTTCAGTTTTCGGACGTAACTTGTTTTATTTCTACAGAACAGTTAAAGATATGGATGCTGAGGCAACTACGGCTGGATCAAGATGGTCTCAAAACGTAAACAATGCAGGATTGACTCCATCTACAAGAACTTTTGGAGGTATGTTGAGAGTTTCTTTCTAA